A region from the Polyangiaceae bacterium genome encodes:
- a CDS encoding protein kinase: protein MRERLAPGMIVGGRFQVESVIGRGDVGEVYRVKDPKSGLSYMLKLFTTPAMQDSNASAAFDRASRQSGQVAQEFVAIQELGMDPNGPFALLPAVSTRSLDRYLEKKGPLSPVEMAEFMGCLAPGLDRAHASGLVHGDLKPQNVFFGTGLKGPVVRVTDFGVASLRMAAPAPWPCAYGWGAPEQVGGSPLMATMDVYSSALLAFYSMVGRPIFFALKLPTPEPQRLWEEMHTLPAASDRAAELGGVVPPLFDEIFQRALAPDPGMRHQSVGELAQDLARAARSASQQMPAVAAPAGARGPLVPPPMVSGSPRGALHGTQVLTDDAVARARAEIDALLAAKRSESDAAPASVPMPMPSPAAPPPVGALAPPPVVSGGIAAPAMVGGVAPPAVVSGGMAPPPMADIAPPPVVSGGIAPPPVVSGSGLDALGATNPELAGGGGGGGGGNKRKIHGTMVADASEAFAMLESMGISQGGGAPPPPAAPPPALNSGSSFGGGGPIQPAMVTGGAVNLGATNADVKVAPAAQRPEPNPLGMSQLGVPLPEARRDATIIYTPSSGKNTKMIVIVVIILVVVFGLGAGLIAWLLSMDSGAPPPESANPALHIQRVANSRGTPTPWEVSV, encoded by the coding sequence ATGAGGGAAAGACTAGCGCCCGGGATGATCGTTGGAGGTCGCTTTCAAGTTGAGAGCGTCATCGGGCGAGGGGATGTGGGGGAGGTCTACCGGGTCAAAGACCCGAAATCAGGCCTCAGCTACATGCTGAAACTCTTCACCACGCCCGCGATGCAGGACTCGAACGCCTCCGCCGCTTTCGACCGCGCCTCGCGACAGTCGGGGCAAGTCGCGCAAGAGTTCGTGGCTATTCAAGAGCTGGGCATGGACCCAAACGGCCCATTTGCTCTGCTCCCAGCGGTGAGCACTCGGTCGCTGGATCGCTATCTCGAGAAGAAGGGACCCTTGAGCCCCGTAGAAATGGCGGAGTTCATGGGGTGCCTCGCCCCCGGTCTCGACCGCGCTCATGCGTCGGGCTTGGTTCATGGCGACCTGAAGCCGCAAAACGTGTTCTTTGGCACCGGGCTCAAGGGCCCCGTGGTGCGAGTCACGGACTTCGGGGTCGCCTCCCTGCGAATGGCTGCTCCAGCGCCTTGGCCCTGCGCCTACGGGTGGGGGGCGCCAGAGCAAGTCGGTGGCTCACCCCTGATGGCGACCATGGACGTCTACTCGAGCGCTTTGCTTGCGTTCTACTCCATGGTGGGGCGACCCATCTTCTTCGCGCTCAAGTTGCCAACACCCGAACCTCAGCGGCTTTGGGAGGAGATGCACACGTTGCCCGCGGCGAGCGATCGCGCGGCGGAGCTCGGCGGCGTCGTCCCACCTTTATTCGACGAGATCTTTCAGCGCGCATTGGCGCCGGATCCCGGCATGCGCCACCAGAGCGTTGGGGAGCTGGCGCAAGACCTTGCGCGCGCTGCTCGCTCGGCCTCCCAGCAGATGCCTGCCGTTGCAGCGCCGGCTGGCGCGCGTGGCCCCCTGGTGCCGCCGCCGATGGTGTCCGGTTCTCCTCGCGGCGCGCTGCACGGCACGCAGGTGCTGACAGATGACGCGGTGGCGCGTGCCAGGGCGGAGATCGACGCGCTCCTCGCCGCCAAGCGCTCGGAGTCGGACGCTGCTCCCGCGTCGGTTCCCATGCCCATGCCCTCACCAGCGGCTCCGCCTCCCGTCGGGGCGCTCGCGCCTCCTCCGGTCGTTTCCGGGGGGATCGCGGCGCCGGCGATGGTCGGTGGTGTCGCGCCACCTGCGGTGGTCTCTGGCGGGATGGCGCCCCCCCCCATGGCTGACATCGCGCCTCCGCCTGTCGTGTCTGGAGGCATCGCGCCGCCACCGGTGGTCTCCGGTTCTGGCCTAGACGCCCTTGGTGCCACCAATCCCGAACTCGCAGGTGGTGGCGGCGGAGGCGGTGGCGGCAACAAGCGCAAGATCCATGGCACGATGGTCGCCGACGCGTCGGAAGCATTCGCGATGTTGGAATCCATGGGGATCTCTCAAGGCGGCGGCGCGCCACCACCTCCCGCGGCGCCACCACCTGCCTTGAATTCCGGCAGCAGCTTCGGTGGTGGCGGTCCGATTCAGCCTGCGATGGTGACCGGCGGCGCAGTGAACCTCGGCGCGACCAACGCCGACGTCAAGGTGGCCCCGGCGGCACAGCGGCCTGAACCCAATCCTCTCGGCATGAGTCAGCTCGGGGTACCGTTACCCGAGGCGCGACGCGATGCGACCATCATCTACACACCGTCCTCGGGGAAGAACACGAAGATGATCGTGATCGTGGTCATCATCTTGGTGGTGGTGTTTGGGCTCGGTGCGGGCCTCATCGCCTGGCTGCTCAGTATGGACAGCGGCGCACCGCCGCCCGAATCGGCAAACCCAGCGCTGCATATCCAGCGGGTCGCGAATAGCCGTGGCACGCCGACGCCCTGGGAGGTTTCGGTATGA
- the tssM gene encoding type VI secretion system membrane subunit TssM, whose protein sequence is MWVWFFGVIALAVIWLGSWVASWFDVNIGVGWRILASFLVALFVGGVIALRRLKARRAARAFEAEILKQSEQQAAYARPDRRAEILELRQQMEQGIGSLKSSRLGGGKGGQALYALPWYMIIGPPGSGKTTALKKSGLNFAFNPEEGGLRGVGGTRNCDWWFTNDAILLDTAGRYATETDDRDEWLAFLGLLKRFRNQKPINGVLVAVSVTDLIDARDDQIADMARQLRTRIDELMSRLEMVVPVYLMFTKTDLIGGFVETFGDMRKSERDQILGATFALRGGERDAASEFAREFDQVVNVLHANALRRIKTHRSFQGRQKILEFPVEFQALRDNTSSLVAQLFQPNRFQGTPIFRGFYFTSGTQEGNPVSRMIGRMAQAFGLPPDPGAQVAQVEAKSYFVTDLFQRVVFPDQNVAAATEGQRRRRTLTRIVFAASCLFVSLAIAIPSAITYTRNQDLVSRIEAVGRSASSIDWNDSSPLSEKLAKLDRLRAEYATLKSWDDDGPPTGYRWGMYAGGSLLEPVQAIYIEQLHRGFTVPTRPELEAQLRAFKVADAEGDTFSKQYDQLKLYLMMGDTQRLEVDFAAKEVSRYWAKALRSAKPQEDAELLLPHAKLYLKMMKKGEARPWDHDKQLIDHSRQTMLKAPRVDRLYTMLVRDANRDVAPIKLTDFFYGESAKWVKPKKDVQISGAYTKEGYLAIKKVLKSQKVQLETETWVLAETVKDSETQTADTMEKLRDRYFSTYEKQWRELFLDIEVKKPANDDESIKLFGALSEPEWPYLRLIRSLAENARIHVDESELSKAGKELWERKKRQYATRLRMALKLRDSGAGGGPKEVQPLSPMESAFLPLLEFGAPPRDSDGTGTPQKLTEYINFMTALQGKLTDQRDSPMARKKEMAPEYEIALRGALKLLDEQDPYTRPMLEPLLLNPFLRDGVKRPRRF, encoded by the coding sequence ATGTGGGTATGGTTTTTCGGCGTAATCGCACTTGCGGTGATCTGGCTCGGGAGCTGGGTGGCCAGCTGGTTCGACGTCAACATCGGCGTTGGCTGGCGCATCCTCGCGAGCTTCTTGGTGGCCCTGTTCGTTGGCGGCGTGATCGCGCTCCGGCGACTCAAGGCGCGGCGTGCGGCGCGGGCGTTCGAGGCGGAGATCCTCAAGCAGAGCGAGCAACAAGCTGCGTACGCACGGCCTGATCGCCGCGCCGAGATCCTCGAGCTACGCCAACAGATGGAGCAGGGGATCGGCTCTCTCAAGAGCAGCCGCCTCGGTGGCGGCAAGGGCGGCCAGGCCCTCTACGCCCTGCCCTGGTACATGATCATCGGACCGCCGGGCTCCGGTAAGACCACCGCGCTCAAGAAGTCGGGACTCAACTTTGCGTTCAACCCCGAGGAGGGTGGTCTACGAGGAGTGGGCGGAACGCGAAACTGCGACTGGTGGTTCACGAACGACGCGATCCTGCTGGACACCGCAGGGCGTTATGCCACGGAGACCGACGATCGCGACGAGTGGCTTGCCTTTCTCGGCTTGCTGAAGCGTTTCCGCAACCAAAAGCCGATCAATGGCGTGCTCGTCGCGGTCAGCGTGACCGATTTGATCGACGCCCGCGATGACCAAATCGCCGACATGGCGCGTCAGCTCCGTACCCGCATCGATGAGCTGATGTCGCGGCTCGAGATGGTGGTCCCGGTCTACCTGATGTTCACCAAGACCGACCTGATCGGTGGCTTCGTCGAGACCTTCGGCGACATGCGTAAGAGCGAGCGCGATCAGATCCTCGGCGCGACGTTCGCGTTGCGCGGAGGGGAGCGTGACGCCGCGAGCGAGTTCGCGCGAGAGTTCGACCAAGTGGTCAACGTGCTGCATGCCAATGCGCTGCGGCGGATCAAGACGCACCGTAGCTTCCAGGGACGACAGAAGATCTTGGAATTCCCTGTGGAATTTCAGGCTCTGCGCGACAATACCAGCAGCCTCGTCGCACAGCTGTTCCAGCCGAACCGCTTCCAGGGCACGCCCATCTTCCGCGGGTTCTACTTCACGAGTGGCACCCAGGAGGGGAACCCGGTGTCGCGCATGATCGGGCGTATGGCTCAGGCGTTCGGCTTGCCGCCGGATCCGGGCGCGCAGGTAGCGCAGGTCGAGGCGAAGAGTTACTTCGTCACCGATCTGTTCCAGCGCGTCGTGTTTCCCGATCAGAATGTCGCTGCGGCTACCGAGGGCCAGCGCCGGCGCCGCACGCTGACTCGCATCGTGTTTGCGGCGAGCTGCCTCTTCGTCTCGCTGGCGATCGCGATTCCCTCAGCGATCACGTACACGCGCAATCAGGATCTAGTTAGCCGCATCGAGGCGGTGGGCCGCTCTGCGTCGAGCATCGACTGGAACGACTCGTCTCCACTTAGCGAGAAGTTGGCGAAGCTGGATCGGCTCCGCGCGGAATACGCGACACTCAAGAGCTGGGACGACGACGGACCGCCCACTGGATATCGGTGGGGCATGTACGCCGGCGGCAGCTTGCTCGAGCCGGTGCAAGCAATCTATATCGAGCAGCTGCATCGCGGATTCACGGTGCCTACGCGACCCGAGCTCGAGGCTCAGCTGCGTGCTTTCAAGGTCGCCGACGCAGAGGGCGATACCTTCAGCAAGCAGTACGATCAGCTCAAGCTGTACTTGATGATGGGTGACACGCAGCGGCTAGAGGTCGACTTCGCGGCAAAAGAAGTCTCCCGCTACTGGGCCAAGGCGCTGCGCTCTGCCAAGCCACAGGAAGATGCGGAGCTGCTCTTACCCCACGCGAAGCTCTACCTGAAGATGATGAAGAAGGGCGAAGCGCGCCCGTGGGATCATGACAAGCAGCTGATCGATCACTCGCGCCAGACGATGCTGAAGGCTCCGCGGGTCGACCGCCTCTACACGATGCTCGTGCGAGACGCGAATCGTGACGTCGCGCCAATCAAGCTGACGGACTTCTTCTACGGCGAGTCCGCGAAGTGGGTGAAACCCAAGAAGGACGTGCAGATCAGCGGTGCCTACACCAAGGAAGGCTACCTCGCGATCAAGAAGGTGCTGAAGTCTCAGAAGGTGCAGCTCGAGACGGAGACCTGGGTGCTGGCTGAAACGGTCAAGGACAGCGAGACCCAGACGGCCGACACCATGGAAAAGCTGCGCGATCGCTACTTCAGTACCTACGAGAAGCAGTGGCGCGAGCTGTTCCTGGACATCGAGGTCAAGAAGCCCGCGAACGACGACGAGTCGATCAAGCTGTTCGGTGCGCTTTCGGAGCCGGAGTGGCCTTACCTTCGGCTCATTCGTTCCCTTGCGGAAAATGCCCGTATCCACGTGGATGAGAGCGAACTCTCCAAAGCTGGCAAGGAGCTGTGGGAGCGCAAGAAGAGGCAGTACGCGACTCGCCTGCGCATGGCGCTCAAGCTACGGGACTCTGGCGCCGGGGGGGGACCGAAAGAGGTACAGCCGCTGTCACCGATGGAGAGTGCTTTCTTGCCGTTGCTCGAGTTCGGGGCGCCGCCCCGCGACTCTGACGGTACCGGCACCCCACAGAAGCTCACCGAGTACATCAACTTCATGACCGCGCTGCAGGGCAAGCTCACGGATCAGCGGGACTCTCCGATGGCCCGCAAGAAGGAGATGGCGCCCGAGTACGAGATCGCGCTGCGAGGCGCGCTCAAGTTGCTCGATGAGCAGGACCCGTACACTCGTCCGATGCTGGAGCCGCTGTTGTTGAATCCGTTCCTGCGTGACGGGGTCAAACGCCCGCGGCGCTTCTAG